A part of Pseudomonas lutea genomic DNA contains:
- a CDS encoding LysR family transcriptional regulator translates to MELRHLRYFIAVAEELHFGRAAHALGISQPPLSQQIQALEQELGARLFERTNRRVELSEAGRLFLDEARLVLAQVGKASDVARRAQLGELGELKIGFTASAPFTSSIPQAIFAFRQRYPAVHLALQEMSSREVAERLENESMQVGIMRPLPLPDSLVAVELLREPLVAILRSDHPLAEGSERGIHLRELASEPFVFFPRSYGSGLYAQLLDLAREAGFSPLFTQEAGEAMTIIGLVAAGLGVTVLPASYQRMRIDGVVYRTLLDAQATSAVWLVQRKDQKSPMAKAFVELVTRKAGD, encoded by the coding sequence GTGGAATTACGCCATCTGCGTTACTTCATCGCAGTTGCTGAAGAGCTGCATTTTGGTCGGGCTGCTCACGCGCTGGGCATTTCACAGCCACCGTTGAGCCAGCAGATTCAAGCGTTGGAGCAGGAGCTGGGCGCGCGTTTATTCGAGCGGACCAATCGTCGGGTCGAGCTCAGCGAAGCGGGCCGGCTTTTCCTCGACGAAGCGCGGCTGGTGCTGGCGCAGGTTGGAAAAGCGTCGGACGTGGCTCGCCGTGCACAATTGGGCGAGCTGGGCGAACTGAAAATCGGTTTCACAGCGTCCGCGCCGTTCACGTCGAGCATCCCGCAGGCGATCTTCGCGTTTCGGCAGCGCTATCCTGCTGTCCACCTGGCGCTTCAGGAAATGAGCAGCCGCGAAGTTGCCGAGCGGCTTGAAAACGAGTCGATGCAGGTCGGCATCATGCGGCCCCTGCCGTTACCGGACTCACTGGTGGCCGTGGAGTTGCTGCGCGAACCGTTGGTGGCCATCCTGCGCTCGGATCATCCGCTTGCCGAAGGTTCGGAGCGTGGTATTCATTTGCGCGAACTGGCCAGTGAACCGTTTGTGTTCTTCCCGCGCAGCTACGGCAGCGGGCTCTATGCGCAGTTGCTCGATCTGGCACGCGAAGCGGGCTTCAGCCCGTTGTTCACCCAGGAAGCGGGCGAGGCAATGACCATTATCGGGCTGGTGGCCGCAGGGCTGGGAGTCACGGTGCTGCCGGCGTCTTATCAACGCATGCGTATCGATGGGGTGGTTTACCGCACGCTGCTGGATGCTCAGGCCACCTCGGCGGTCTGGCTGGTCCAGCGCAAGGATCAGAAGTCGCCGATGGCCAAGGCATTTGTCGAACTGGTGACGCGAAAGGCGGGTGACTGA
- the hemE gene encoding uroporphyrinogen decarboxylase, giving the protein MTALKNDRFLRALLKQPVDVTPVWMMRQAGRYLPEYRASRAKAGDFMSLCMNPAFACEVTLQPLERYPLDAAILFSDILTVPDAMGLGLYFETGEGPRFRKTVTTLADIEALPIPDPQKDLGYVMDAVSTIRRELNGRVPLIGFAGSPWTLATYMVEGGSSKDFRKSKAMLYDNPQAMHLLLDKLAQSVTAYLNGQILAGAQAVQIFDSWGGSLSAAAYQEFSLAYMRKIVNGLIREHDGRKVPVILFTKGGGMWLESIADAGADALGLDWTCDIGEARRRVGSKVALQGNMDPTVLYANPQAIRQEVSNILASYGSGTGHVFNLGHGITPEVDPANAGAFIEAVHEMSAKYHQ; this is encoded by the coding sequence ATGACTGCCCTGAAGAACGACCGTTTCCTTCGCGCCCTGCTCAAGCAGCCTGTTGACGTCACTCCCGTGTGGATGATGCGCCAGGCCGGCCGCTATCTCCCCGAGTACCGCGCCAGCCGCGCCAAGGCCGGGGACTTCATGAGCCTGTGCATGAATCCGGCGTTCGCTTGTGAGGTAACCCTGCAGCCACTTGAGCGTTATCCCCTCGACGCTGCCATTTTGTTTTCAGACATTTTGACCGTGCCCGACGCCATGGGCCTGGGGCTGTATTTTGAAACCGGCGAGGGCCCGCGCTTCCGAAAAACCGTCACTACCCTGGCTGACATCGAGGCCTTGCCAATTCCTGACCCTCAGAAAGACCTGGGGTACGTCATGGACGCGGTCAGCACCATTCGCCGCGAGCTCAATGGCCGAGTGCCGCTGATTGGCTTCGCCGGCAGCCCGTGGACCCTGGCGACGTACATGGTCGAAGGCGGCTCGTCCAAAGACTTCCGCAAATCCAAAGCCATGCTCTACGACAATCCGCAGGCGATGCACTTGCTGCTCGATAAACTCGCGCAATCGGTGACGGCTTACCTCAATGGCCAGATCCTGGCAGGGGCGCAGGCGGTGCAGATCTTCGACAGTTGGGGCGGAAGCCTTTCGGCCGCGGCGTATCAGGAGTTTTCACTGGCCTATATGCGCAAAATCGTTAACGGCCTGATCCGCGAGCATGATGGCCGTAAAGTGCCGGTTATCCTGTTCACCAAAGGTGGCGGCATGTGGCTTGAAAGCATCGCCGACGCCGGCGCCGATGCTCTGGGTCTGGACTGGACCTGCGACATCGGCGAAGCCCGCCGCCGCGTTGGCAGCAAAGTCGCGTTGCAGGGCAATATGGACCCGACCGTGCTTTACGCCAACCCTCAGGCCATCCGCCAGGAAGTCTCCAACATCCTCGCCAGCTACGGCAGCGGCACTGGCCATGTCTTCAACCTCGGCCACGGCATCACACCGGAAGTTGATCCGGCCAATGCTGGCGCTTTCATTGAGGCCGTTCACGAAATGTCGGCGAAGTATCACCAGTAA
- a CDS encoding MFS transporter — protein sequence MNTAASATTPADTVEAAIPLGDMYIEKDTPAFLRTVLALFSGGFATFALLYCVQPMMPVLSRDFSINAAQSSLILSVSTAMLAIGLLITGPVSDRLGRKSVMVFSLFSAALFTIASALMPTWEGVLITRAFVGLSLSGLAAVAMTYLSEEIHPQHIGLAMGLYIGGNAIGGMSGRVITGVLSDYVSWHTALLIMGVIALGAACVFWKILPPSRNFRARPLNGRSLLEGFVLQFRDAGLPWLFLEGFLLMGAFVTLFNYIGYRLLADPYNLSQAVVGLFSVVYLSGIYSSAKIGALADQLGRRNVLWAVIVLMLVGVVLTLFTPLAVVVIGVLMFTFGFFGAHSVASSWIGRRAIKAKGQASSLYLFSYYVGSSVAGTGGGVFWHYAGWNGIGAFIGLLLLIALGVALKLAKVKPLAVNVQV from the coding sequence GTGAATACTGCTGCATCCGCCACCACGCCTGCCGATACCGTCGAAGCGGCTATCCCGCTGGGTGATATGTATATCGAAAAAGACACCCCCGCTTTCCTTCGTACCGTTTTGGCCCTTTTCTCGGGCGGTTTCGCGACGTTCGCCCTGCTCTACTGTGTGCAACCGATGATGCCCGTGCTCTCGCGGGACTTCTCCATCAATGCAGCCCAGAGCAGCCTCATACTGTCAGTGTCTACCGCAATGCTGGCCATCGGGCTATTGATCACCGGCCCCGTTTCTGATCGCCTCGGCCGCAAGTCGGTCATGGTTTTTTCCTTGTTTTCCGCCGCCCTTTTCACCATCGCCAGCGCGCTGATGCCGACGTGGGAAGGCGTACTGATTACGCGTGCGTTCGTAGGTCTGTCATTAAGCGGGCTCGCTGCCGTGGCCATGACGTACCTCAGTGAGGAGATTCACCCGCAGCACATCGGTTTGGCCATGGGGCTTTACATCGGGGGCAACGCGATTGGCGGAATGAGCGGCCGGGTGATTACCGGGGTGTTGAGTGACTACGTCAGCTGGCATACGGCGCTGTTGATCATGGGCGTGATCGCGCTGGGCGCGGCCTGTGTGTTCTGGAAAATCCTGCCGCCTTCGCGCAACTTCCGCGCCCGCCCGCTCAATGGCCGTAGCCTGCTGGAAGGTTTCGTTCTGCAATTTCGTGACGCCGGCCTGCCGTGGCTGTTCCTGGAAGGCTTCCTGCTGATGGGCGCGTTTGTGACGCTGTTTAACTACATCGGTTACCGCCTGCTGGCCGACCCGTACAACCTGAGTCAGGCCGTGGTTGGCCTGTTTTCGGTCGTGTACCTGTCGGGCATTTACAGCTCGGCAAAGATCGGTGCGCTGGCTGACCAACTGGGCCGGCGCAACGTACTGTGGGCGGTGATTGTGCTGATGCTTGTCGGCGTGGTGCTGACGCTGTTCACGCCCCTGGCGGTCGTGGTCATTGGGGTGCTGATGTTCACCTTCGGCTTCTTCGGCGCACACTCTGTTGCGAGCAGCTGGATCGGCCGCCGCGCCATCAAGGCCAAAGGCCAGGCCTCGTCGCTGTACCTGTTCAGCTACTACGTCGGCTCCAGCGTTGCCGGGACAGGCGGCGGCGTGTTCTGGCACTACGCGGGCTGGAACGGTATCGGCGCCTTTATTGGCCTGCTGCTGCTGATCGCGCTCGGTGTCGCGCTGAAACTGGCGAAAGTGAAGCCGTTGGCGGTGAATGTGCAGGTCTGA
- the gltB gene encoding glutamate synthase large subunit — MKAGLYHPEEFKDNCGFGLIAHMQGEPSHHLLQTAIEALTCMTHRGGINADGKTGDGCGLLMQKPDAFLRAVATEHFGVDLPRQYCAGMVFLNQDDARAEAARENMNREILAAGLTLIGWRQVPIDTSVLGRLALERLPKIEQVFIGGEGLSDQEFAIKLFCARRRSSVANAADTDHYICSFSHKTIIYKGLMMPRDLTAFFPDLNDERLQTAICVFHQRFSTNTLPKWPLAQPFRFLAHNGEINTITGNRNWAQARRTKFSNDLMDLDELGPLVNRVGSDSSSMDNMLELMVTGGIDLFRGVRMLVPPAWQNVETMDPDLRAFYEFNSMHMEPWDGPAGIVMTEGRHAVCLLDRNGLRPARWVTTKNGYITLASEIGVWNYKPEDVIAKGRVGPGQIFAVDTETGQILDTDAIDSRLKSRHPYKQWLRKNALRIQATLEDHDHGSAFYNPDQLKQYMKMFQVTFEERDQILRPLGEQGQEAVGSMGDDTPMAVLSRRVRTPYDYFRQQFAQVTNPPIDPLREAIVMSLEVCLGAERNIFQESPEHASRVILSSPVVSPAKWRSLMTLDRPGFDRQIIDLNYDEAMGLEAAVRNVADQAEEAVRSGKTQIVLSDRHIAPGKLPIHASLATGAVHHRLTEKGLRCDSNILVETATARDPHHFAVLIGFGASAVYPFLAYEVLGDLIRTGEVLGDLYEVFKNYRKGITKGLLKILSKMGISTVASYRGAQLFEAIGLSEEVCELSFRGVPSRIKGARFVDIEAEQKALAFEAWSARKPIQQGGLLKFVYGGEYHAYNPDVVAMLQAAVQQGDYSKFKEYTALVDNRPVSMIRDLLKVKELDTPLGIDEIEPLEGILKRFDSAGISLGALSPEAHEALAEAMNRLGARSNSGEGGEDPARYGTIRSSKIKQIATGRFGVTPEYLVNADVLQIKVAQGAKPGEGGQLPGGKVNGLIAKLRYAVPGVTLISPPPHHDIYSIEDLSQLIFDLKQVNPAALVSVKLVAEAGVGTIAAGVAKAYADLITISGYDGGTGASPLSSIKYAGSPWEIGLAETHQTLRGNDLRGKVRVQTDGGLKTGLDVIKAAILGAESFGFGTAPMIALGCKYLRICHLNNCATGVATQNDKLRKDHYIGTVDMVINFFTYVAEETREWLAKLGVRSLEELIGRTDLLEILPGETAKQQHLDLTPLLGSDHIPADKPQFSQVDRNPPFDKGLLAEKMVELAISAIQGKSGGDYELDICNCDRSIGARISGEIAKLHGNQGMNDAPVTFRFKGTAGQSFGVWNAGGLNMYLEGDANDYVGKGMTAGKLVIVPPKGSPFKTQDSAIIGNTCLYGATGGKLFAAGTAGERFAVRNSGAHTVVEGTGDHCCEYMTGGFVCVLGKTGYNFGSGMTGGFAYVLDQDNTFVDRVNHELVEIQRISGEAMEAYRSHLERVLAEYVTETDSEWGRNLWENLDDYLRRFWLVKPKAASLKSLLSSTRANPQ; from the coding sequence ATGAAAGCAGGTCTGTACCATCCGGAAGAATTCAAGGATAACTGTGGTTTCGGCCTGATCGCCCATATGCAAGGCGAGCCCAGTCATCACCTGTTGCAGACGGCTATCGAAGCCCTGACCTGCATGACCCACCGTGGTGGTATCAATGCCGACGGCAAGACCGGCGACGGTTGCGGTCTATTGATGCAAAAGCCCGACGCTTTCCTGCGTGCGGTGGCTACCGAGCACTTTGGTGTCGATCTGCCGCGCCAGTATTGCGCAGGCATGGTGTTCCTCAATCAGGACGACGCCAGGGCCGAAGCGGCCCGCGAGAACATGAACCGTGAAATCCTGGCGGCCGGGCTGACGTTGATCGGCTGGCGTCAGGTGCCGATCGACACCAGCGTGCTGGGCCGGCTGGCGCTTGAGCGTCTGCCGAAGATCGAACAGGTGTTCATCGGCGGTGAAGGACTCAGCGATCAGGAGTTCGCGATCAAGCTGTTCTGCGCACGTCGTCGCTCTTCGGTGGCCAATGCCGCCGACACCGACCATTACATCTGCAGCTTTTCGCACAAGACCATCATCTATAAAGGCCTGATGATGCCGCGTGATCTCACGGCATTTTTCCCGGACCTCAACGACGAACGCCTGCAAACCGCGATCTGCGTGTTTCACCAGCGTTTCTCGACCAATACCCTGCCGAAGTGGCCGCTGGCTCAGCCATTCCGCTTCCTCGCCCACAACGGCGAAATCAATACGATCACCGGTAACCGCAACTGGGCACAGGCCCGTCGCACCAAGTTCAGCAACGACTTGATGGACCTCGACGAACTGGGCCCGTTGGTCAACCGCGTGGGTTCCGACTCTTCGAGTATGGACAACATGCTGGAGCTGATGGTCACCGGCGGAATCGACCTGTTCCGTGGCGTGCGCATGCTCGTGCCGCCTGCGTGGCAGAACGTCGAGACCATGGACCCGGACCTGCGCGCATTTTACGAATTCAACTCCATGCACATGGAGCCGTGGGACGGCCCGGCGGGCATCGTCATGACCGAAGGCCGTCATGCGGTCTGTCTGCTCGACCGCAACGGCCTGCGCCCTGCACGCTGGGTCACGACCAAGAATGGCTATATCACTCTGGCGTCGGAAATCGGCGTCTGGAACTACAAGCCCGAGGACGTGATTGCCAAAGGCCGGGTCGGGCCGGGTCAGATCTTTGCCGTGGACACCGAAACCGGTCAGATCCTCGACACCGATGCCATCGACAGCCGTCTGAAGTCGCGCCATCCCTACAAGCAGTGGCTGCGAAAAAATGCGCTGCGCATTCAGGCGACGCTGGAAGACCACGACCACGGCTCGGCGTTTTACAACCCGGATCAGCTCAAGCAGTACATGAAAATGTTCCAGGTCACGTTCGAAGAGCGTGATCAGATCCTGCGCCCGCTGGGTGAGCAAGGTCAGGAAGCGGTCGGATCCATGGGCGATGACACGCCAATGGCGGTGCTGTCGCGTCGTGTTCGGACCCCCTACGACTATTTCCGTCAGCAGTTCGCGCAGGTCACCAACCCGCCGATCGACCCGCTGCGCGAAGCCATCGTCATGTCGCTGGAAGTCTGCCTCGGTGCCGAGCGCAATATTTTCCAGGAGTCGCCGGAGCACGCTTCTCGCGTGATTCTCAGCTCGCCGGTTGTTTCTCCGGCCAAGTGGCGCTCGCTGATGACCCTTGATCGTCCGGGCTTTGATCGTCAGATCATCGACCTGAACTACGACGAGGCCATGGGCCTGGAAGCGGCCGTGCGCAACGTCGCGGATCAGGCTGAAGAAGCCGTGCGTTCGGGCAAGACCCAGATTGTCTTGAGCGACCGCCATATCGCGCCGGGCAAGTTGCCGATCCACGCATCGCTTGCCACCGGCGCGGTTCACCACCGCCTGACCGAAAAAGGCCTGCGCTGCGACAGCAACATCCTGGTCGAGACCGCTACAGCACGCGACCCGCACCATTTCGCCGTATTGATCGGCTTCGGTGCGTCGGCGGTGTATCCGTTCCTGGCCTACGAAGTGCTGGGTGACCTGATCCGCACCGGTGAAGTGCTGGGCGATCTATACGAGGTCTTCAAGAACTACCGCAAAGGCATCACCAAGGGCCTGCTGAAAATTCTCTCGAAAATGGGGATTTCCACCGTGGCGTCGTACCGTGGCGCGCAACTGTTCGAGGCCATCGGGCTGTCCGAAGAAGTCTGCGAGCTGAGCTTCCGGGGTGTGCCAAGCCGCATCAAGGGTGCTCGTTTCGTCGACATCGAAGCTGAGCAAAAAGCGCTGGCCTTCGAAGCCTGGAGCGCGCGCAAGCCGATCCAGCAGGGCGGCCTGCTGAAGTTTGTCTATGGCGGCGAGTACCACGCCTACAACCCTGACGTGGTGGCGATGCTGCAAGCCGCCGTACAGCAGGGCGATTACAGCAAGTTCAAGGAATACACAGCGCTGGTGGACAACCGTCCCGTGTCGATGATCCGCGACCTGCTCAAGGTCAAGGAGCTTGATACACCGCTGGGCATTGATGAGATCGAGCCCCTCGAAGGCATTCTCAAGCGTTTTGACTCGGCGGGTATTTCGCTGGGCGCACTGTCGCCTGAAGCTCACGAGGCGCTGGCAGAAGCGATGAACCGTCTGGGTGCGCGCTCCAACTCTGGCGAGGGCGGCGAAGATCCGGCGCGCTACGGGACCATCCGCAGCTCCAAGATCAAACAGATCGCGACGGGTCGTTTTGGCGTGACGCCTGAATACCTGGTCAATGCCGACGTGCTGCAGATCAAGGTTGCGCAAGGCGCCAAGCCGGGCGAGGGTGGGCAGTTGCCAGGCGGCAAGGTCAATGGCTTGATCGCCAAGCTGCGCTATGCGGTACCGGGCGTGACGCTGATTTCGCCACCGCCGCATCACGACATCTACTCGATCGAAGACCTGTCGCAGCTGATTTTCGACCTCAAGCAGGTCAATCCGGCGGCGCTGGTATCGGTCAAGCTGGTCGCCGAGGCGGGTGTGGGCACGATTGCGGCAGGTGTGGCCAAGGCCTACGCCGACCTGATCACTATTTCCGGCTACGACGGCGGCACCGGTGCATCTCCGCTGTCGTCGATCAAATACGCAGGTTCGCCGTGGGAAATCGGTTTGGCCGAGACCCACCAGACCCTGCGCGGCAACGACCTGCGCGGCAAAGTCCGTGTGCAAACCGACGGCGGTCTGAAAACCGGTCTAGACGTGATCAAGGCCGCCATTCTCGGCGCTGAAAGCTTCGGCTTCGGCACCGCGCCAATGATCGCGCTGGGCTGCAAATACCTGCGCATCTGCCACCTGAACAACTGCGCCACCGGCGTGGCCACGCAGAACGACAAGCTGCGCAAGGATCACTACATCGGCACGGTCGACATGGTGATCAACTTCTTCACCTACGTGGCCGAAGAAACCCGTGAGTGGCTCGCCAAGCTGGGTGTGCGTTCGCTGGAAGAGCTGATCGGGCGTACAGACCTGCTGGAAATCCTGCCGGGCGAAACCGCCAAGCAGCAGCATCTGGACCTGACGCCGCTGCTGGGCAGCGATCACATCCCGGCCGACAAGCCGCAGTTCAGTCAGGTTGATCGCAACCCGCCGTTCGACAAAGGTCTGCTGGCCGAGAAAATGGTCGAGCTGGCGATCTCGGCCATTCAGGGCAAGAGCGGTGGCGACTACGAACTGGATATCTGCAACTGCGACCGCTCCATCGGCGCGCGGATTTCTGGCGAGATTGCCAAGCTGCACGGCAATCAGGGCATGAATGATGCGCCGGTGACGTTCCGCTTCAAGGGCACCGCCGGGCAGAGCTTCGGCGTGTGGAATGCCGGCGGCCTGAACATGTATCTGGAAGGCGACGCCAACGACTACGTCGGCAAAGGCATGACCGCGGGCAAGTTGGTGATCGTGCCGCCAAAAGGCAGCCCGTTCAAAACCCAGGACAGCGCGATCATCGGCAACACGTGCCTGTACGGCGCAACCGGCGGCAAGTTGTTCGCGGCGGGCACGGCGGGCGAGCGTTTCGCGGTGCGTAACTCCGGCGCTCACACGGTTGTCGAGGGCACTGGCGACCATTGCTGCGAGTACATGACCGGCGGTTTCGTCTGCGTCCTCGGCAAGACCGGCTACAACTTCGGCTCTGGCATGACCGGTGGCTTCGCTTACGTGCTCGATCAGGACAACACGTTCGTTGACCGGGTCAACCACGAGCTGGTCGAAATCCAGCGCATCAGCGGTGAAGCGATGGAGGCCTATCGCAGCCATCTGGAGCGCGTGCTGGCTGAATACGTCACGGAAACCGATAGCGAGTGGGGCCGCAATCTCTGGGAAAACCTGGATGACTATCTGCGCCGCTTCTGGTTGGTGAAGCCGAAAGCTGCGAGCTTGAAGTCACTGTTGTCCAGCACCCGCGCGAATCCGCAATAA
- a CDS encoding HigA family addiction module antitoxin, with protein sequence MRMHNPPHPGEMIQEMLPEMNIKIAEMARRLHFSREMLSRVINCRAPISPDLAVRLERAGLSTARFWLAVQMSHDLWQAEHREQPPITPLYVAPTITAA encoded by the coding sequence ATGAGAATGCACAACCCTCCCCACCCTGGCGAAATGATCCAGGAAATGCTACCGGAGATGAACATCAAGATTGCCGAAATGGCACGGCGGCTTCATTTTTCTCGCGAGATGTTGTCGCGGGTCATTAACTGCCGTGCGCCGATCAGTCCAGATTTAGCGGTACGACTGGAACGCGCAGGTCTAAGCACCGCTCGCTTTTGGCTAGCGGTACAAATGAGCCACGACCTTTGGCAAGCCGAGCACCGCGAGCAGCCGCCCATCACGCCGCTGTATGTTGCTCCGACGATCACCGCAGCCTGA
- a CDS encoding FAD-dependent oxidoreductase, which produces MAERLSNDFQFIEVGRKDPKKKLLRQRKKEFVEIYEPFKPQQSADQAHRCLGCGNPYCEWKCPVHNFIPNWLKLVSEGNILAAAELSHQTNTLPEVCGRVCPQDRLCEGACTLNDGFGAVTIGSVEKYITDTAFAMGWRPDMSRVVPTGKRVAIIGAGPAGLGCADILVRGGVAPVVFDKNPEIGGLLTFGIPEFKLEKSVLSNRREVFTGMGIEFRLNTEIGKDITVEQLLEEYDAVFMGMGTYTYMKGGFPGEDLPGVHDALDFLIANVNRNLGFEKSPEDFVDMKGKKVVVLGGGDTAMDCNRTSIRQGAKSVTCAYRRDEENMPGSRKEVKNAKEEGVKFLYNRQPIAIVGEDRVEGVKVVETRLGEPDARGRRSPEPIPGSEEIIPADAVVIAFGFRPSPATWFDPQGIQVDSQGRVVAPEQGQFKHQTSNPKIFAGGDMVRGSDLVVTAIYEGRNAAEGILDYLGV; this is translated from the coding sequence ATGGCTGAACGTCTCAGTAACGACTTCCAGTTCATCGAAGTCGGGCGTAAAGACCCGAAAAAGAAACTGCTGCGGCAACGCAAGAAAGAGTTCGTGGAGATCTACGAACCCTTCAAACCTCAGCAGTCGGCCGATCAGGCCCACCGTTGCCTGGGTTGCGGCAACCCTTATTGTGAATGGAAATGCCCTGTGCATAACTTCATTCCCAACTGGCTCAAGCTCGTCTCGGAAGGCAACATCCTGGCGGCGGCCGAGCTGTCGCACCAGACCAACACGCTGCCGGAAGTCTGCGGCCGTGTCTGTCCGCAGGACCGTCTGTGCGAAGGTGCGTGCACCCTTAACGACGGCTTCGGTGCTGTCACCATCGGGTCGGTCGAGAAATACATCACCGACACCGCATTTGCCATGGGCTGGCGCCCGGACATGTCCCGCGTCGTACCGACCGGCAAGCGCGTGGCGATCATTGGTGCAGGCCCTGCGGGGCTGGGCTGCGCCGACATTCTGGTACGCGGTGGCGTGGCACCGGTGGTCTTCGACAAGAACCCGGAAATCGGCGGGCTGCTGACGTTCGGCATTCCCGAGTTCAAGCTTGAGAAGAGCGTATTGAGCAACCGCCGCGAAGTCTTCACCGGGATGGGTATCGAGTTCCGCCTCAATACCGAGATCGGCAAAGACATCACCGTCGAGCAGTTGCTGGAGGAGTACGACGCGGTGTTCATGGGCATGGGCACTTACACGTACATGAAAGGCGGCTTCCCTGGCGAAGACCTGCCGGGGGTGCACGACGCGCTGGATTTCCTCATCGCCAACGTCAACCGTAACCTGGGTTTTGAAAAGTCGCCGGAAGATTTCGTCGACATGAAGGGCAAGAAAGTCGTTGTACTCGGCGGTGGTGACACAGCAATGGACTGCAACCGCACCTCGATCCGTCAAGGCGCCAAGTCGGTAACCTGCGCTTACCGCCGCGATGAGGAGAACATGCCAGGTTCGCGCAAGGAAGTGAAAAACGCCAAGGAGGAAGGCGTGAAGTTTCTTTATAACCGTCAGCCTATCGCGATTGTCGGCGAAGACCGGGTCGAGGGTGTGAAGGTGGTTGAAACGCGTCTTGGCGAGCCTGACGCACGAGGCCGTCGCAGCCCCGAGCCGATCCCCGGCTCCGAAGAGATTATCCCGGCCGATGCCGTGGTCATCGCGTTCGGGTTCCGCCCGAGCCCGGCGACCTGGTTCGATCCGCAGGGTATCCAGGTCGACAGCCAGGGCCGCGTGGTAGCGCCGGAACAGGGCCAGTTCAAGCACCAGACCAGTAACCCGAAGATTTTCGCGGGCGGCGACATGGTGCGTGGATCTGACCTGGTGGTGACGGCAATCTACGAAGGCCGTAACGCCGCGGAAGGGATTCTGGATTACTTGGGCGTCTGA